A single genomic interval of Lacrimispora sphenoides JCM 1415 harbors:
- the lpdA gene encoding dihydrolipoyl dehydrogenase yields MEERYDLLVIGAGPGGYVAAIKAAKLGMKTAVIENREVGGTCLNRGCVPAKAMLHAAKLYQEVLTGERFGIISKEVSCDYGKVMSYKNETSESLRLGVEQLLKGNKIDRIHGTGTLTKDGRVRVKTEEGEELLQAKHILLATGSKPAILPIEGIRLPGVMTSDELFQLDHVPESLMIIGGGVIGVEFATVFASFGSKVTLLEAEERLLPGLDKEISQNLKLILKKRGVDIHTRAFVRKIEKEGRNFICTYGEMAKDKEKIEVIKTPYLLSATGRIPNTDGLLEEGTLLEMNRGRIVVKENFETSMPGVFAIGDVIGGIQLAHAASSQGICAVELMNGREPSIDLSVIPSCVYTDPEIACVGITEEEAKGKGIETVTGKTLTHANCKSFITKEERGFVKVVTDKESGALLGAQMMCARATDMIGEMGTAITNKLTAEQILKAMRAHPTYNESVGEALEDCIGGAIHTLPRR; encoded by the coding sequence ATGGAAGAACGATATGATCTGCTTGTTATTGGTGCAGGGCCCGGAGGATATGTAGCAGCGATTAAGGCTGCAAAGCTTGGAATGAAGACGGCTGTGATCGAAAACCGGGAAGTGGGCGGTACCTGCTTAAACCGCGGCTGCGTTCCTGCAAAGGCCATGCTGCATGCTGCCAAATTATATCAGGAGGTCCTGACAGGAGAGCGATTCGGAATCATCTCAAAAGAGGTGAGCTGTGATTATGGAAAAGTGATGTCCTATAAAAATGAAACTTCCGAAAGTCTCAGACTGGGTGTGGAACAGCTTCTTAAGGGAAATAAAATTGATCGGATACACGGGACTGGAACGCTGACCAAGGATGGAAGGGTCAGGGTCAAGACAGAGGAAGGGGAAGAACTCCTTCAGGCGAAACATATCCTGCTGGCAACAGGGTCGAAACCAGCCATTTTGCCTATAGAAGGAATCCGTCTTCCCGGTGTCATGACCAGCGATGAGCTGTTTCAGCTTGATCATGTACCGGAAAGCCTGATGATTATAGGCGGAGGAGTCATTGGGGTGGAGTTTGCCACCGTATTCGCTTCCTTTGGCTCCAAGGTCACCTTGCTGGAGGCGGAAGAAAGACTTCTGCCCGGTCTGGATAAAGAAATCTCACAGAATTTAAAGCTGATTTTGAAAAAGAGAGGCGTTGACATTCATACCAGAGCCTTTGTCCGGAAAATTGAAAAAGAGGGCAGGAATTTTATCTGTACCTATGGGGAGATGGCAAAAGACAAAGAAAAGATTGAGGTCATAAAGACGCCATATCTGCTTTCTGCCACCGGACGCATACCCAATACGGACGGACTGCTGGAGGAAGGAACCCTGTTGGAAATGAACCGGGGCAGGATTGTGGTAAAGGAAAACTTTGAAACAAGTATGCCGGGTGTGTTTGCGATCGGAGACGTGATCGGAGGCATCCAGCTGGCCCACGCTGCAAGCTCCCAGGGCATCTGTGCCGTGGAACTTATGAACGGAAGAGAGCCGTCCATTGATCTGTCGGTTATCCCGTCGTGTGTTTATACGGATCCTGAAATTGCATGTGTCGGTATAACAGAAGAGGAAGCAAAAGGGAAAGGAATTGAGACCGTTACCGGGAAAACCTTAACCCATGCCAACTGTAAATCCTTTATAACAAAGGAAGAGAGAGGCTTTGTTAAAGTTGTAACAGATAAGGAATCGGGCGCATTGCTGGGAGCACAGATGATGTGCGCCAGAGCTACGGATATGATTGGAGAGATGGGAACTGCCATTACCAATAAACTTACTGCAGAGCAGATTTTAAAAGCTATGAGGGCTCATCCTACCTATAATGAATCCGTAGGGGAAGCGCTTGAGGATTGTATTGGCGGAGCGATTCATACGCTGCCTCGCAGGTGA
- a CDS encoding C45 family autoproteolytic acyltransferase/hydolase: MLKIQTYTAELVGTSYEIGYQFGKLTAAIPQLQATHTAGMEDFGLKQAEEAAKLFDRWCPGLTEELCGFADALKVKPEQVFFYGMTYLLPRCSHIALLPSRTAERKPLLARNYEFSHEAEDFCLIKTSVTGKYSHMGTSVLHFGRDDGFNEHGLAVTMSSCGFPVGALPYMRSPKFKGLQFWAVTRALLENCKDVMESLEYLEGMPIAYNLNMLLLDKAGNAALVETMDGRTAVKQINPDSQEQMLYATNHALFPDLQSMEPQVMAHSARRYEFIEKKIAHKSEITQAQLKEMLLAKYPEGLCCHYFEEYFGTTKSMVISPSDGIINLCWGGRSENGWHTYDINKPLEDGMQAVEINLEKAVPGTYDWQPLT; the protein is encoded by the coding sequence ATGCTAAAAATACAAACCTATACCGCAGAACTTGTCGGTACAAGCTATGAAATTGGATATCAGTTTGGAAAATTGACCGCTGCAATTCCGCAGCTGCAAGCAACACATACTGCCGGAATGGAGGACTTTGGACTAAAGCAGGCTGAGGAGGCGGCAAAACTTTTTGACCGCTGGTGTCCCGGTCTCACAGAAGAGCTTTGCGGTTTTGCTGATGCGCTGAAGGTAAAACCTGAGCAGGTGTTTTTTTACGGAATGACCTATCTGCTACCACGGTGCAGTCATATTGCACTGCTGCCAAGCCGTACTGCCGAGAGGAAACCCCTGCTCGCCCGCAACTATGAGTTCAGTCACGAAGCTGAGGATTTCTGTCTGATTAAAACCAGCGTGACAGGAAAATACTCGCATATGGGTACCAGCGTACTCCACTTCGGACGGGATGATGGCTTTAACGAACACGGCCTCGCCGTCACGATGAGTTCCTGTGGCTTTCCGGTAGGGGCTCTTCCATATATGCGATCACCGAAGTTTAAAGGTCTCCAGTTTTGGGCGGTTACCCGCGCTCTGCTGGAAAATTGTAAGGACGTAATGGAATCACTCGAATATCTGGAAGGCATGCCCATCGCCTACAACCTCAACATGCTTCTGCTAGATAAGGCAGGCAATGCCGCTCTGGTAGAAACGATGGATGGCCGCACTGCTGTCAAGCAGATTAATCCAGATTCCCAAGAGCAGATGCTGTATGCTACAAACCATGCACTTTTTCCAGATCTTCAGTCGATGGAACCACAGGTGATGGCGCATTCAGCAAGACGATACGAATTTATCGAAAAAAAGATTGCACATAAAAGCGAAATAACGCAAGCACAGCTCAAGGAAATGCTGTTGGCTAAGTATCCGGAAGGCCTATGCTGTCATTACTTTGAAGAGTATTTCGGAACCACTAAGAGCATGGTGATTTCGCCATCAGATGGTATCATTAACCTTTGCTGGGGTGGCCGATCCGAAAATGGCTGGCATACCTATGATATTAACAAACCATTAGAAGATGGTATGCAAGCTGTGGAGATCAATTTGGAGAAAGCGGTACCAGGCACTTACGATTGGCAGCCGCTGACTTAA
- a CDS encoding AraC family transcriptional regulator, protein MNYRKSLEQAVIYIENHLGYNIMVEDVAKAAGYSYYHLNRQFTAILGESIGSYIKKRRLADASKKLLYTDLKIIDIAIEYGFDSPEAFSRAFKAIYKVSPQSYRQNRLDIFIGGKERLDTGLLDHLARNVTVHPRIVELSEIKVAGIRGETTLRDNRLRELWDRANSLYRLIPNRIPGGRSFGICEACAENTLYTMNDDILFTEVAGTEVSSFEGLTESFVQKVIPGGRYAVFTHRGTLRMLPQTFDYIWSTWFLTTKEELDWREDFELYDDRFLGYDHPDSEVELYIPVR, encoded by the coding sequence GTGAATTATCGAAAATCATTGGAGCAGGCGGTTATATACATTGAAAACCATCTGGGATACAATATCATGGTCGAGGATGTGGCAAAGGCTGCCGGATATTCTTATTATCATCTAAATCGACAATTCACAGCGATCCTGGGTGAAAGTATAGGCAGCTACATCAAGAAGCGCCGTTTGGCTGACGCATCAAAGAAGCTTCTCTATACCGACCTTAAAATTATAGATATTGCGATTGAATACGGTTTTGATTCTCCGGAAGCTTTTAGCCGTGCATTTAAAGCAATCTATAAGGTCAGTCCTCAGAGCTATCGTCAAAACCGTCTGGACATCTTCATCGGCGGTAAGGAACGTTTGGATACAGGATTGTTGGATCATCTGGCCCGTAATGTGACTGTCCATCCGCGGATAGTTGAACTGTCGGAGATCAAGGTCGCGGGGATTCGGGGAGAAACCACCTTGCGAGACAACCGTCTGCGAGAACTATGGGATAGGGCTAATTCTCTATATAGACTAATTCCCAACCGAATCCCAGGCGGGAGATCCTTCGGTATCTGCGAGGCATGTGCAGAAAATACGCTGTACACCATGAATGACGATATCCTTTTCACCGAAGTAGCGGGAACGGAAGTATCGTCTTTTGAGGGACTAACCGAATCCTTTGTACAGAAGGTAATCCCTGGGGGACGCTATGCGGTTTTTACACACCGAGGTACTCTGCGGATGCTGCCTCAGACCTTTGACTACATCTGGAGCACATGGTTTCTCACCACAAAAGAAGAATTAGACTGGCGGGAGGACTTCGAGCTTTATGATGATCGCTTCCTAGGATATGATCATCCGGACTCTGAAGTGGAATTGTATATTCCAGTAAGATAG
- a CDS encoding AraC family transcriptional regulator, producing the protein MQYIKYKENKSHGTSEFPVGYYYVNHLHPQYTMPYHWHEELELIHIIEGEFEVTIDENSRLALPGDILIVNSGCLHGGIPHDCTYECIVFPCSLLLGKSFASPFLDKLNRFELRLDEYYPYDPKNKIYSLMEDSFQIMGCITARQELIAVGLLNQIIGYIYSENRYVIPDQAERSKHKNIYLLKNVLDYIDHNYSNKIELNDLAKIAGMSPKYFCRFFFEMTSRTPIDYVNYYRIERACYQLITTNDSITEISLSCGFNDISYFIKTFKKYKGKSPRQYFKELMP; encoded by the coding sequence ATGCAATATATTAAATACAAAGAAAACAAAAGTCACGGTACATCTGAATTTCCTGTTGGCTATTACTATGTAAATCATCTGCATCCGCAATATACAATGCCCTATCACTGGCATGAAGAGCTGGAACTTATTCATATTATAGAAGGGGAGTTCGAGGTGACGATTGATGAGAATAGCCGGCTCGCCCTGCCTGGAGATATCCTCATCGTCAACAGCGGCTGTCTGCACGGAGGCATACCTCATGACTGTACTTATGAGTGCATCGTTTTCCCCTGCAGCCTCCTGTTGGGCAAATCCTTTGCTTCTCCCTTTTTGGACAAATTAAATAGATTTGAACTGAGATTAGATGAATACTATCCATATGATCCAAAGAACAAAATCTATTCCCTCATGGAAGATTCCTTTCAGATTATGGGGTGTATCACGGCCAGACAGGAGTTAATTGCCGTTGGGTTATTAAATCAGATCATAGGGTATATCTATTCAGAAAACCGTTATGTCATCCCTGACCAGGCGGAACGTTCCAAACACAAGAACATTTACCTTTTAAAAAATGTATTGGATTATATTGATCATAATTACTCCAATAAAATAGAACTGAATGATCTGGCAAAAATTGCCGGAATGTCTCCTAAATATTTCTGCCGTTTCTTCTTCGAAATGACTTCCCGGACGCCTATCGATTATGTAAATTATTATCGCATTGAACGGGCCTGCTATCAGCTGATAACCACCAATGACTCCATAACAGAAATCTCCCTTTCCTGCGGATTTAATGATATCAGTTATTTCATTAAGACTTTCAAGAAATACAAAGGGAAATCACCCAGACAGTATTTTAAGGAACTTATGCCATAA
- a CDS encoding L-fucose isomerase produces the protein MAVSRLIGSYPVIGIRPVIDGRRGYLKVRESLEDQTMNMAKAAAELFQSNICYSNGEPVNVVIADTTIGGVGEAAACADKFRRAGVDITLTVTPCWCYGAETMDMDTKTIKGVWGLNGTERPGAVYLASVLATHAQKGLPAFGIYGHDVQDADETGIPEDVKEKLLRFGRAAVAVATMRGKSYLQIGSICMGIGGSIIDPSFIEEYLGMRVESVDEVEIIRRMAEGIYDKEEFDRALAWTKKNCVIGFDKNPEAVQKSQEETEKDWEFVVKMMCIIKDLMNGNPNLEKGFEEESLGHNAIAAGFQGQRQWTDFYPNGDFAEAMLNSSFDWNGAREPYILATENDVLNGIGMLFLKLLTNRAQIFADVRTYWSEAAVKRVTGYNLEGRSKEADGFLHLINSGAACLDASGKAVDKSGNRMIKPWFEVTEEDQKQILEATTWNQADFGYFRGGGFSSRFLTDCEMPVTMIRLNLVKGLGPSLQIAEGYTVHLPEEVSDILWKRTDYTWPCTWFTPIITGQGAFTSAYDLMNNWGANHGAISYGHVGADLITLCSILRIPVSLHNVPEEKIFRPAAWNAFGMDKEGQDYRACQTYGPLYK, from the coding sequence ATGGCAGTGAGCAGATTAATTGGAAGTTACCCGGTGATAGGTATTCGGCCTGTAATTGATGGAAGAAGAGGATACTTAAAAGTAAGAGAATCGCTGGAAGACCAGACCATGAATATGGCTAAGGCAGCGGCAGAATTGTTTCAAAGTAACATTTGTTATTCCAATGGAGAGCCTGTAAACGTGGTGATTGCAGATACCACCATTGGGGGTGTGGGCGAAGCAGCCGCTTGCGCGGATAAATTCCGCAGGGCAGGTGTGGATATTACCTTGACGGTGACCCCATGCTGGTGTTATGGGGCAGAGACAATGGATATGGACACGAAAACCATTAAAGGGGTATGGGGACTTAATGGAACAGAGCGTCCGGGTGCTGTATATTTGGCTTCGGTACTGGCGACTCATGCTCAGAAAGGCCTTCCTGCTTTTGGGATTTATGGACATGATGTGCAGGACGCTGATGAAACAGGGATACCTGAGGATGTGAAAGAAAAGCTGCTCCGCTTCGGCCGTGCAGCCGTGGCTGTGGCTACCATGAGAGGAAAATCCTATCTCCAGATTGGTTCTATCTGTATGGGAATCGGCGGATCCATCATTGATCCATCTTTCATAGAAGAATACTTAGGCATGAGAGTTGAATCTGTGGATGAAGTGGAGATCATCCGGAGGATGGCAGAAGGCATTTATGATAAAGAAGAATTTGACAGGGCGCTGGCATGGACAAAGAAAAATTGTGTGATAGGCTTTGACAAAAACCCGGAAGCGGTACAAAAGAGTCAGGAAGAAACAGAGAAAGACTGGGAATTTGTAGTAAAGATGATGTGCATTATCAAGGATCTGATGAATGGCAATCCGAATCTGGAAAAAGGCTTCGAAGAAGAATCCTTAGGCCACAATGCAATTGCTGCAGGTTTTCAGGGACAGCGTCAGTGGACGGATTTCTATCCCAATGGCGACTTTGCCGAGGCCATGCTTAATAGTTCCTTTGATTGGAATGGCGCCAGGGAACCATACATATTGGCTACAGAAAATGATGTCTTAAATGGGATCGGTATGCTATTTTTAAAGCTTCTTACCAATCGGGCACAGATTTTCGCTGATGTTCGTACCTACTGGAGTGAAGCAGCCGTAAAACGTGTCACAGGCTATAACCTGGAAGGACGGTCAAAAGAAGCCGACGGGTTCCTGCATTTAATAAATTCCGGTGCCGCTTGTTTGGATGCCAGTGGAAAGGCTGTGGATAAAAGCGGAAACCGCATGATAAAGCCTTGGTTTGAGGTGACGGAAGAAGACCAAAAACAGATATTGGAAGCGACCACATGGAATCAGGCTGATTTCGGATATTTTAGAGGCGGCGGATTTTCTTCCCGTTTTCTTACTGACTGTGAGATGCCAGTGACCATGATCCGTTTAAACCTGGTCAAAGGCCTTGGGCCATCTCTGCAGATTGCAGAGGGGTATACGGTTCATCTGCCGGAGGAAGTGTCGGATATTCTTTGGAAGAGAACTGATTATACCTGGCCTTGTACCTGGTTTACTCCAATTATCACAGGCCAGGGCGCATTTACAAGTGCTTATGACCTGATGAATAACTGGGGCGCAAATCATGGGGCAATCAGTTATGGACATGTGGGAGCTGACCTGATCACCTTGTGTTCCATATTAAGAATCCCTGTCAGCTTGCATAATGTTCCGGAAGAAAAGATCTTTCGGCCGGCTGCATGGAATGCTTTTGGTATGGATAAAGAGGGGCAGGATTACCGGGCATGCCAGACATACGGTCCTCTTTATAAATAA
- a CDS encoding rhamnulokinase codes for MAQKQVLAADLGASSGRVMAGRYDGRRITLETIHRFSNDPVTMGDTMYWDFPRLFYEIKHGLLKAKSYGGFGSIGIDTWGVDYGLLDSRGRLLGNPVHYRDNRTEGYLKKSEQMIDKKRFYEITGNQFMEINTAFQLLSYHADSPELLKQADSLLLMPDLFRYFLSGEKNSECSIASTTQLFDMREKQWSWEVIKRLNLPERLFTPLVPWGAVTGKVSSQVCEELGILPANVIAVAGHDTQSAMAAIPTQEKDYIFLSCGTWSILGTELDSPVISEKSLKYNITNELGVEGKYSFLKNIIGLWLVQESQRQWLREGKNYDFAGLEEMAFKADILKSFITPDAPEFLPPGDVPERIRSFCRKTGQPVPETEGEIICCINQSLAMAYRKALDEIAECTGKTYSMIYLVGGGAQSRLLCQMTADACNCTVVAGPIEATAFGNVMVQYIADHEFSDLQQARKVLAESVEPVLYEPKHTDRWEEAYQWYRGNL; via the coding sequence ATGGCTCAAAAACAAGTATTGGCAGCGGATCTTGGAGCATCCAGCGGGCGGGTCATGGCAGGGAGATATGATGGCAGACGAATCACATTAGAAACGATCCATCGTTTTTCAAATGATCCGGTCACTATGGGGGATACGATGTACTGGGATTTTCCCCGATTGTTTTATGAGATAAAACACGGACTTTTAAAGGCCAAAAGCTATGGCGGATTTGGCAGTATCGGAATTGATACATGGGGTGTGGATTATGGACTTCTTGATTCTAGGGGAAGGCTCCTGGGCAATCCGGTCCATTACCGGGATAACCGTACGGAAGGCTATCTTAAAAAAAGTGAACAGATGATCGATAAAAAAAGATTTTATGAAATTACGGGTAATCAGTTCATGGAAATCAACACGGCGTTTCAGCTTCTTTCATACCATGCGGATTCGCCCGAACTCCTTAAGCAGGCAGACTCCCTTTTACTAATGCCGGATTTATTCCGCTATTTTCTTTCAGGGGAGAAAAATAGTGAATGCTCCATCGCATCAACAACCCAGCTTTTTGATATGAGGGAAAAACAATGGTCATGGGAAGTGATAAAGCGGCTTAATCTGCCGGAAAGATTGTTCACACCTCTGGTACCTTGGGGAGCCGTAACCGGAAAAGTAAGCAGCCAGGTCTGCGAAGAGCTTGGAATACTGCCGGCGAATGTCATTGCAGTCGCCGGCCATGATACACAGAGCGCTATGGCAGCAATTCCGACACAGGAGAAAGATTATATCTTTCTAAGCTGCGGAACCTGGTCCATTTTGGGAACAGAACTTGATTCACCGGTAATCAGCGAAAAGTCGCTGAAATATAACATAACAAATGAGCTTGGGGTGGAGGGAAAGTATTCGTTCCTTAAAAATATCATTGGACTTTGGCTGGTACAGGAAAGCCAGAGACAGTGGCTCCGGGAAGGAAAGAACTACGATTTTGCCGGGTTGGAAGAGATGGCTTTTAAGGCTGATATATTAAAAAGTTTTATTACGCCGGACGCTCCGGAATTTCTTCCTCCAGGTGATGTACCAGAACGGATCCGCAGCTTTTGCAGAAAAACCGGTCAGCCGGTACCGGAGACAGAAGGGGAAATCATTTGCTGCATAAACCAAAGTCTGGCTATGGCCTATAGGAAAGCTCTTGATGAAATTGCAGAGTGTACGGGAAAAACATATTCCATGATTTATCTTGTGGGAGGAGGCGCTCAGAGCAGGCTGCTTTGCCAGATGACTGCTGACGCCTGTAACTGCACGGTGGTTGCCGGTCCAATCGAAGCAACTGCATTTGGTAATGTGATGGTCCAGTATATAGCGGATCATGAGTTTTCGGATTTGCAGCAAGCAAGAAAGGTGCTGGCAGAATCTGTGGAGCCGGTCCTATATGAACCAAAGCATACAGATCGGTGGGAAGAGGCGTATCAGTGGTACCGCGGGAATCTCTAA
- a CDS encoding class II aldolase/adducin family protein has translation MIDSQYKELKEQICDICHKMWQLGWVAANDGNVSVKLEDGSYLVTPTGISKSFITPERLLRIDENGNVLEGLDGFRPSSEIKMHLRCYKEREDVGAVLHAHPPVATGYAVAGKSLDEYSMIETVIALGSVPVTPYGTPSTYEVPDAIAPYLESHDAVLLQNHGALVVGADLLTAYYRMETLELFAKISLNAHLLGGAKEISEENIDRLISMREGYGVTGRHPGYKKYNK, from the coding sequence ATGATAGATAGCCAATATAAAGAATTAAAAGAGCAAATTTGTGATATCTGCCACAAGATGTGGCAGTTAGGCTGGGTGGCGGCCAATGATGGAAATGTGTCAGTGAAACTGGAGGATGGGAGCTACTTAGTGACACCTACCGGCATCAGCAAAAGCTTCATTACGCCGGAAAGGCTGCTCCGCATTGATGAGAATGGAAATGTTTTAGAAGGACTTGATGGATTCCGCCCGTCTTCTGAGATAAAAATGCATCTGCGCTGTTATAAAGAGAGAGAGGATGTGGGGGCCGTTTTACATGCCCATCCACCGGTAGCAACAGGATATGCGGTGGCCGGAAAATCCCTGGACGAATACTCCATGATTGAGACTGTAATTGCATTGGGCTCCGTACCGGTCACCCCTTATGGAACTCCATCCACATATGAAGTACCGGATGCGATTGCACCTTATCTGGAAAGTCATGATGCCGTATTGCTGCAAAATCACGGTGCCCTGGTGGTAGGAGCTGACTTGCTCACTGCTTATTACCGGATGGAAACCCTGGAACTGTTTGCAAAAATCAGCTTGAATGCCCATTTATTAGGCGGAGCTAAGGAAATTTCCGAGGAGAATATCGACCGGCTGATTTCCATGAGAGAAGGCTACGGAGTGACAGGAAGACATCCTGGATACAAAAAATATAATAAATAA
- a CDS encoding RbsD/FucU family protein: MLKGIPPVLSPDLLKVLCEMGHGDVLVIADGNFPAESVGKDGNVIRMDGHSVPDILEAVLSVFPLDRYVEQPVHLMKVVEGDQTEVPIWEDYKRIMKQKEGLGEEATGYLERFDFYREAKKAYAVIATGEQALYANIMLQKGVVK; encoded by the coding sequence ATGCTGAAAGGAATTCCTCCGGTTTTGTCGCCGGATCTTCTGAAGGTATTATGTGAGATGGGGCATGGAGACGTGCTTGTGATTGCTGACGGTAATTTTCCCGCTGAATCAGTTGGAAAAGACGGGAATGTGATTCGTATGGATGGGCATTCCGTCCCTGATATTCTGGAAGCCGTGCTGTCAGTATTTCCTCTTGACCGCTATGTAGAACAACCAGTGCACTTAATGAAAGTGGTGGAAGGCGATCAGACGGAAGTTCCGATCTGGGAAGATTATAAAAGGATAATGAAGCAAAAAGAGGGACTTGGTGAGGAAGCAACAGGGTATCTGGAGCGTTTTGATTTTTATAGGGAGGCGAAGAAAGCCTATGCTGTAATCGCTACAGGGGAACAGGCCTTGTATGCCAATATCATGCTGCAAAAAGGAGTTGTAAAATAA
- a CDS encoding glycoside hydrolase family protein, whose protein sequence is MGNPIDLKKRMLPAPVGGGFRMEGYWVWCGSVIKGEDNRYHMFASRWPKSQPMHPGWLSLSEIVRASSDTPEGPYQFEEVVLPARGAEYWDGRMTHNPQIIKCEDTYILYYTGSTHPFPDLKEGERLVHNDYRSIVARANKRVGIATAKSIFGPWTRYDRPILPTRPGHFDNFLTSNPAPCIEEDGSVVLMFKARSYKPMPYTGDTYGQMTIGVAMAKEASGSYQVMQERPLFVDESIEIEDPFIWKEGLYYQMIAKDMHGNICGEKYGGVHGYSKNGLDWTLNMGERIYSRQVLWDDGKVRQMGNLDRPFILFENGTATHMFFATSDGTESFFDAENTWNMVIPLKQD, encoded by the coding sequence ATGGGAAATCCAATTGATCTAAAGAAAAGAATGCTTCCGGCTCCAGTTGGCGGAGGCTTTCGGATGGAAGGATACTGGGTATGGTGCGGATCTGTGATCAAAGGGGAAGATAACCGGTATCATATGTTTGCATCGCGCTGGCCGAAATCACAGCCGATGCATCCGGGCTGGCTTTCCCTGTCGGAAATTGTACGTGCCAGTTCCGATACGCCGGAGGGTCCATATCAGTTTGAAGAGGTAGTACTCCCGGCCAGAGGAGCCGAATATTGGGATGGGAGGATGACACATAATCCTCAAATTATAAAATGTGAAGATACATACATATTGTATTATACAGGTTCCACCCATCCATTTCCGGATTTAAAAGAGGGAGAGCGGCTGGTCCACAACGACTATCGTTCGATTGTAGCCCGTGCGAATAAAAGAGTCGGAATTGCAACTGCAAAAAGCATCTTTGGACCATGGACACGTTATGATAGACCGATACTTCCAACCAGGCCAGGACATTTTGACAATTTCCTGACCTCGAATCCGGCACCGTGCATAGAAGAAGATGGTTCGGTCGTACTGATGTTTAAAGCGAGGTCATATAAACCGATGCCATATACAGGAGATACGTATGGACAGATGACAATCGGAGTGGCAATGGCAAAGGAAGCTTCCGGGTCATATCAGGTGATGCAGGAAAGACCGTTATTTGTAGATGAATCCATAGAGATTGAGGACCCGTTTATCTGGAAGGAAGGTCTTTACTATCAGATGATTGCAAAAGATATGCATGGAAATATATGCGGTGAAAAATATGGAGGGGTCCATGGCTATTCCAAGAACGGACTTGATTGGACTCTAAACATGGGAGAACGGATCTATTCCCGTCAGGTGTTATGGGATGATGGAAAAGTTCGCCAAATGGGTAATTTAGATCGGCCCTTTATCTTATTTGAAAACGGTACGGCAACCCATATGTTCTTTGCAACGAGCGACGGGACAGAAAGCTTTTTTGATGCGGAAAACACCTGGAATATGGTGATCCCTTTAAAACAAGATTAA
- a CDS encoding nitroreductase family protein: protein MEDFMDLCLRRQSCRNFKDQSIEHEKLVKCVEAAHLAPSGCNGQPWSFVVVENPELMEKIAETAQQLGNGFASKARAFFVVVEEHANLMPHVKSLVDSQYFAPGDIGAAMAYLCLEAESQGIGTCILGMFDREKVAKLLDIPLEKHICGLIAAGYPADQTVRKKSRKPLDEIVRFV from the coding sequence ATGGAAGATTTTATGGATTTATGCCTTCGCAGGCAAAGCTGCAGAAATTTTAAAGATCAGTCAATAGAACATGAAAAGCTGGTTAAATGTGTTGAGGCGGCCCACCTGGCACCTTCCGGCTGTAATGGCCAGCCCTGGAGCTTTGTGGTAGTCGAAAATCCGGAACTTATGGAAAAGATAGCGGAAACTGCACAGCAGTTAGGGAATGGATTTGCTTCTAAAGCACGGGCGTTCTTTGTTGTGGTTGAAGAACACGCAAATTTAATGCCTCATGTAAAAAGCCTTGTAGACAGCCAGTATTTTGCTCCCGGGGATATTGGCGCGGCAATGGCTTATCTTTGCCTGGAAGCCGAATCACAGGGAATCGGAACTTGCATATTGGGAATGTTCGATAGAGAAAAAGTTGCTAAGCTGCTGGATATCCCCTTGGAAAAGCATATCTGCGGTTTAATTGCAGCTGGATATCCCGCTGACCAGACGGTACGGAAGAAATCCCGCAAGCCACTTGATGAAATTGTCAGGTTTGTTTAA